The following are from one region of the Gammaproteobacteria bacterium genome:
- a CDS encoding Tn3 family transposase, with protein sequence MSDDALRQVIQAAQNKCEGFNNFAQWAYFGSDTIEENVREDQLKIIKYNHLIANLMIFHNCHTMTQAFKELEAEGMKLTPELATAFSPYRTHHANRFGTYELRERDLEPIDYGVTFLM encoded by the coding sequence ATCAGCGACGATGCCTTACGCCAGGTCATCCAGGCAGCGCAAAACAAGTGCGAAGGCTTTAATAACTTTGCTCAGTGGGCATATTTCGGATCGGACACCATCGAGGAGAATGTGCGCGAGGATCAGCTGAAGATAATCAAGTACAACCATCTGATTGCCAATCTGATGATTTTCCACAACTGCCATACAATGACACAGGCATTCAAGGAGCTAGAAGCAGAGGGGATGAAGTTAACGCCAGAATTGGCTACGGCGTTTAGTCCATATCGAACGCATCACGCTAATCGTTTCGGCACTTACGAGCTTAGGGAAAGAGATTTGGAGCCGATTGACTACGGTGTGACGTTCCTGATGTAA
- a CDS encoding toprim domain-containing protein — MCHLLKNDKLVQANIGGRKRGCFHIIGDLSDKILICEGFATGASLHEDSGQRVVIAFDAGNLLPVAKNIRDLSPESEIIICGDNDLSGVGQTKAREAALSIGGKILIPPIPGQDWNDVLKGENHNA, encoded by the coding sequence ATGTGCCACCTCCTAAAAAATGATAAACTTGTACAGGCCAATATAGGCGGACGCAAGCGCGGCTGTTTTCATATTATTGGCGATCTCTCAGACAAGATTCTAATTTGTGAGGGATTCGCCACCGGCGCCAGTCTTCATGAAGATTCTGGGCAACGCGTTGTCATCGCCTTTGATGCCGGTAACTTGTTACCTGTCGCAAAAAATATTAGAGACCTATCGCCAGAGAGTGAAATCATTATCTGCGGTGATAACGATCTATCAGGCGTAGGACAAACAAAAGCGCGGGAGGCTGCGTTATCTATTGGAGGGAAGATACTGATTCCGCCTATACCAGGCCAAGATTGGAATGATGTTCTGAAAGGAGAAAATCATAATGCTTAG
- a CDS encoding type II toxin-antitoxin system RelE/ParE family toxin, producing the protein MPGYELTVLAEEDLRAIARYTVNTWGIEQAKHYEALLLKRFQEIAQGNITPRVFLKNRSDLLFTHCEHHYIFYWQPKDRKVPIILAVLHERMDLMQRLKNRLAT; encoded by the coding sequence ATGCCTGGTTACGAACTTACTGTTCTTGCTGAAGAAGATTTAAGAGCAATTGCGCGTTATACGGTTAATACGTGGGGAATTGAGCAAGCAAAACATTACGAAGCCTTGCTGCTAAAGCGATTCCAAGAGATTGCTCAAGGAAATATTACGCCAAGAGTATTTCTGAAAAACAGATCAGATCTATTGTTTACGCATTGTGAACATCATTATATTTTTTATTGGCAGCCAAAAGACAGGAAAGTACCGATTATTTTGGCAGTTTTGCACGAGAGGATGGATCTCATGCAAAGACTTAAGAATCGACTGGCGACATAA
- a CDS encoding antitoxin: MSRLSIDLTPEQHQKIKAIAALQGKSIKEYVLAQILPTSSDEEIALNELEILLDDRVKSARAGKISKKSVEEIFQEAYSESTK; encoded by the coding sequence ATGAGCCGCTTGTCTATCGATCTGACACCAGAGCAGCATCAAAAGATTAAGGCTATTGCTGCTTTACAAGGAAAATCAATTAAGGAATATGTGCTAGCTCAAATCCTGCCTACATCTTCTGATGAAGAAATAGCCTTGAATGAACTGGAAATACTTTTGGATGATCGTGTTAAATCAGCTAGAGCCGGGAAAATCAGCAAGAAATCTGTAGAAGAAATCTTTCAAGAAGCATATAGCGAAAGTACCAAGTAA
- a CDS encoding TIGR04255 family protein, with the protein MINEEQLSNAPIKEAIIDIQIDLDSEQSDFDHQSLSAKISGEYTKQEPISEAHVAFEINTKGESVFNNKNLGITGYRAENSKSGYVAQFRKTGMTVSKLSPYENWDSFKNEAKLLWSLYKETIPDYKLSRLAVRYINEIDIPFANDSQSINFDDYLINSPRTPNDMSTVVSEFFSRVVIPYPELGTNVIVIQTLKDITNSHVIVILDTDVFRTNVAGLSETEMWDFFDQLRFLKNKVFKGSLTNKTMELFK; encoded by the coding sequence ATGATTAATGAGGAACAGCTATCAAATGCTCCAATTAAGGAAGCAATTATTGATATACAAATTGATTTAGATTCGGAACAATCCGATTTTGATCATCAATCTTTGTCTGCAAAAATATCTGGAGAATATACTAAGCAAGAACCTATATCTGAAGCCCACGTTGCTTTTGAGATCAATACCAAAGGTGAAAGTGTATTTAATAATAAAAACCTCGGCATTACTGGATATAGAGCAGAGAATTCTAAATCTGGCTATGTGGCACAATTCAGGAAAACTGGCATGACCGTAAGTAAGCTTTCGCCTTATGAGAATTGGGATAGCTTTAAGAACGAAGCTAAGCTTTTATGGTCACTGTACAAAGAAACGATACCAGACTATAAACTTTCGCGATTAGCTGTTCGATACATCAACGAAATAGATATACCATTTGCTAATGATAGCCAATCGATAAATTTTGATGATTATTTAATAAATAGTCCAAGAACTCCAAATGACATGAGTACAGTTGTCAGCGAATTCTTTAGCAGAGTGGTTATTCCATATCCCGAGTTAGGTACAAATGTCATAGTAATACAGACACTAAAAGATATAACCAATTCTCATGTCATTGTAATTCTTGATACGGACGTATTTAGAACAAATGTAGCTGGTCTATCTGAAACTGAAATGTGGGACTTTTTTGATCAACTGAGGTTTCTAAAAAACAAAGTTTTTAAAGGAAGCTTAACGAACAAAACAATGGAGCTTTTTAAATGA
- a CDS encoding replication initiation factor domain-containing protein, producing MKTISENFNHQKNPAFETEYYFLCDSSSTERSLPDARAAEGGQARVNDPRTVIRGESSTGENNKSQAALTDWLNVSFPFHSENNNPLEFFKSFSEATKGIFGGMTDQQRGLHGWQYSFQFDHGCVFFAYGGQNNTAFLSLPGEGCALISDWQSFVIYLRDQLRARITRWDGAVDDFIGSHSIDMAIEFYKQGHFKHGGREPKLTQHGNWIKPDGSGRSVYVGNRKNGKLIRIYEKGKQLGDPSSFWVRWEVELHAKDRVIPWEVLLHPGEYVAGAYPCLSWVSDRVFRINTIKEQDRISYERLKQVASTAYGALLNVMLQREGSAELIVEQLKRHAIPRRLAATDHYLRTKGKSDEI from the coding sequence ATGAAGACTATATCTGAAAATTTTAATCACCAAAAGAACCCTGCATTTGAAACAGAATATTATTTCTTATGCGATTCAAGTTCAACAGAGCGCAGCTTGCCGGACGCACGCGCAGCGGAGGGCGGGCAAGCGCGCGTCAATGACCCCCGTACGGTAATACGGGGGGAAAGTTCCACCGGAGAAAATAATAAATCACAGGCGGCCTTAACTGACTGGCTGAATGTTTCCTTCCCTTTTCATTCCGAAAATAATAATCCATTAGAATTTTTTAAATCCTTTAGTGAAGCAACTAAGGGCATTTTTGGAGGAATGACCGACCAGCAGCGGGGGCTTCACGGTTGGCAATATTCCTTTCAATTTGATCATGGCTGTGTCTTCTTTGCATACGGTGGCCAAAACAATACTGCTTTCCTATCTCTACCCGGTGAAGGTTGCGCATTAATTTCTGATTGGCAATCTTTTGTTATCTACCTGAGAGATCAACTCCGAGCGCGCATTACTCGCTGGGATGGTGCGGTGGATGATTTCATCGGTAGTCATTCTATTGATATGGCCATTGAATTTTATAAGCAAGGCCATTTTAAACACGGCGGTAGAGAGCCAAAACTTACACAGCATGGAAACTGGATTAAACCTGATGGTTCGGGTCGTAGTGTATATGTTGGTAATCGTAAAAATGGCAAGCTCATCAGAATTTATGAAAAGGGCAAACAACTAGGCGATCCTTCCAGCTTTTGGGTGCGCTGGGAAGTTGAACTTCATGCCAAAGATCGCGTTATTCCATGGGAAGTTTTACTGCATCCGGGTGAATATGTTGCGGGTGCCTATCCTTGCCTATCGTGGGTGTCTGATCGTGTCTTTCGCATCAATACAATCAAAGAACAAGATCGCATTAGCTATGAGCGTTTGAAGCAGGTTGCATCAACTGCTTATGGCGCACTCCTCAATGTCATGCTGCAACGCGAAGGCAGTGCAGAACTCATTGTAGAACAGCTAAAACGGCATGCCATTCCCCGGCGCCTTGCCGCTACAGATCATTATTTACGCACAAAGGGAAAATCCGATGAAATTTGA
- a CDS encoding helix-turn-helix domain-containing protein, which yields MKTLLLTEATNFLKMHPEVVRRRAKSGKLPGAKLGKCWVFILDDLVEYIRSQYSSPRQALRVVSEKEVNNATLQAR from the coding sequence ATGAAAACACTTTTACTCACTGAGGCTACCAATTTTCTCAAGATGCACCCAGAAGTGGTGCGCCGTCGCGCAAAGTCTGGGAAATTACCTGGCGCAAAATTGGGTAAATGCTGGGTATTTATTCTTGATGATCTTGTTGAATACATCAGATCACAGTATTCTAGCCCTCGACAAGCGTTGCGAGTGGTTTCAGAAAAGGAGGTAAACAATGCCACTCTACAAGCGCGGTAA
- a CDS encoding transposase, whose amino-acid sequence MAQHWRLPVGREHCGSPRLPIRLMASLLYLKHAFNLSDEELVVRWSENVVWQYFSGEEYYTSKLPCDATQIGRFRTAIGEAGVEKLLKATIDTAVHTKAVKPAEFKRVIVDTTIQERQLRIRWIAGYWKLLAARLCKQPDGLASPDNLRQSAEGQAY is encoded by the coding sequence TTGGCACAACATTGGCGATTGCCAGTGGGGCGTGAGCACTGCGGGTCGCCCCGCTTGCCGATCCGGTTGATGGCATCGTTGCTGTATCTGAAGCATGCGTTCAACCTCAGTGACGAAGAGCTGGTGGTTCGCTGGTCGGAGAATGTGGTGTGGCAGTATTTCAGCGGCGAGGAATATTACACATCGAAGTTGCCGTGTGATGCCACCCAGATTGGCCGTTTCCGCACCGCCATTGGTGAAGCTGGTGTTGAGAAGCTGCTGAAGGCAACGATTGACACTGCGGTGCACACCAAGGCGGTCAAACCGGCTGAATTCAAACGAGTGATTGTTGACACGACAATTCAGGAAAGGCAATTGCGCATCCGGTGGATAGCCGGTTACTGGAAATTGCTCGCGGCAAGATTGTGCAAGCAGCCAGACGGGCTGGCATCACCTGACAACCTACGCCAGAGCGCTGAAGGGCAGGCGTATTAG
- a CDS encoding site-specific integrase, translating to MTTYARALKGRRIRCSSGTADKTQAQEYHDKLKAESWRIQRLGEKPEYTWDKAACKFLLETQHKATHERDKEKLRWLQQFLRNKPLQEIDRELIDHIAHTKAKDTSPSTANRYLALIRVVLRKACHDWEWIDKIPKIRLFPEPKRRIRWLTPEQVKKLLNELPQHQQDMMIFGLSTGLRQSNVLNLEWNQTDLERNVAWIHPDQAKARKAIHVPLNSVAMAVLLRQVGKHHNRVFTFRGNPIAWVNTRAWKLALKRAGIENFRWHDLRHTWASWLAQQGTPMNVLQELGGWESEEMVRRYAHLSKPQLMQHAELVSNILGDTILSHQKEKRG from the coding sequence CTGACAACCTACGCCAGAGCGCTGAAGGGCAGGCGTATTAGATGCTCTTCTGGCACAGCCGACAAAACCCAAGCGCAAGAATACCATGACAAGCTAAAAGCTGAATCCTGGCGCATTCAGCGATTGGGAGAAAAACCGGAGTACACATGGGATAAAGCCGCATGTAAGTTTCTGCTCGAAACTCAGCATAAAGCTACTCATGAACGCGACAAAGAAAAACTTCGATGGTTACAGCAATTCTTACGTAATAAACCATTGCAAGAAATTGACCGGGAATTAATTGACCACATTGCACATACAAAGGCAAAGGATACAAGCCCATCAACAGCAAACCGCTATTTGGCGTTGATACGGGTAGTTCTTCGGAAAGCATGTCATGACTGGGAATGGATAGACAAAATTCCAAAGATTAGGTTGTTTCCAGAGCCTAAGCGCCGTATTCGATGGTTAACTCCCGAGCAAGTAAAGAAATTACTAAATGAATTGCCACAACATCAGCAGGATATGATGATATTTGGTTTATCGACCGGATTAAGGCAATCAAATGTTCTTAATCTGGAATGGAATCAGACTGATCTTGAACGTAATGTTGCTTGGATTCATCCCGATCAAGCCAAGGCAAGAAAAGCAATTCATGTTCCGCTTAATTCTGTTGCAATGGCAGTATTGCTTCGGCAAGTCGGTAAGCATCATAACAGGGTTTTCACATTTCGCGGAAATCCAATTGCATGGGTAAATACCCGTGCATGGAAATTAGCACTAAAACGAGCAGGAATAGAAAACTTTAGATGGCATGACCTGCGCCATACTTGGGCAAGCTGGTTAGCTCAACAGGGTACGCCCATGAATGTATTGCAGGAACTTGGCGGCTGGGAATCGGAAGAGATGGTAAGGCGGTATGCACACCTATCAAAACCGCAACTCATGCAGCATGCCGAGCTGGTTTCAAATATCCTTGGTGACACAATTTTGTCACATCAGAAAGAAAAAAGAGGCTAG
- the rpoD gene encoding RNA polymerase sigma factor RpoD, which translates to MSKKKAVESKDTDNKMIKKSTAQKANNTDSEMAEKKESKRLAAKTEKNVKAASKKTDEKIAATTAADAAEIKETSAKSAQSEADISLAILGSNDTEFNEVKKTRGRTPKKNKAAGLDAIDDIDSVSVIESGNPQPQDIEARRMRLKMLIGLGKERGYLTYAEINDHLPDDMLDAEQIEGIISMINDMGISVHDEAPDAETLLMSDAATTVADEDVAEEAEAALSTVDSEFGRTTDPVRMYMREMGSVGLLTRESEIEIAKRIEGGLRHMIQAISACPPIIAKIVDLAAEVEKDILRIDEVVDGLLDVNAQEITNEEFSEESLEQELASSDLSDDDEDEEGDGSAIASADLLKLKTDALERFAIIREVYSEMQSLLEKEGPYHQGYIEFQDKISSELMGIRFSAKMVEKLCDTQRELVNDVRNYERRIMDLCVIKAKMPRNHFIKTFPGNETNLDWVAQEIATSKSYSQALEHYKPAILEEQQNLLELKNRVGIPIKDLKEINRKMSTGEAKARRAKREMTEANLRLVISIAKKYTNRGLQFLDLIQEGNIGLMKAVDKFEYRRGYKFSTYATWWIRQAITRSIADQARTIRIPVHMIETINKMNRISRQILQETGQEPEPAVLAQKMEMPEEKIRKILKISKEPISMETPIGDDEDSHLGDFIEDAATMAPADAAVYASLRGVTKDILDSLTPREAKVLRMRFGIEMNTDHTLEEVGKQFDVTRERIRQIEAKALRKLRHPARSERLRSFLDTGNN; encoded by the coding sequence ATGTCAAAGAAAAAAGCAGTCGAATCAAAAGATACCGATAATAAAATGATCAAAAAATCAACAGCTCAGAAAGCAAATAATACCGATAGCGAGATGGCAGAAAAAAAAGAATCTAAAAGATTAGCAGCTAAAACTGAAAAAAATGTTAAAGCGGCCAGCAAAAAAACAGATGAGAAAATTGCCGCTACAACAGCTGCCGATGCAGCTGAAATAAAAGAAACATCCGCTAAATCAGCACAAAGTGAAGCGGATATCTCTCTAGCAATACTGGGCTCAAATGATACTGAATTCAATGAAGTCAAGAAAACCCGCGGCAGAACTCCCAAGAAAAATAAAGCTGCCGGTTTGGATGCCATTGACGATATCGATTCTGTTTCCGTTATAGAAAGCGGCAATCCGCAACCGCAAGATATTGAAGCGCGGCGCATGCGCCTGAAAATGCTGATTGGATTAGGCAAGGAACGTGGTTACCTAACCTATGCCGAAATCAATGATCACCTGCCTGATGACATGCTGGACGCCGAGCAGATCGAAGGCATTATCAGTATGATCAATGACATGGGCATATCCGTGCATGACGAAGCGCCGGATGCTGAAACATTGCTGATGTCCGATGCTGCGACAACAGTGGCTGACGAAGATGTTGCAGAAGAAGCTGAGGCTGCGCTTTCTACAGTGGACTCCGAGTTCGGACGGACAACGGATCCCGTGCGCATGTATATGCGCGAAATGGGCTCGGTCGGCTTGTTGACACGCGAAAGTGAAATTGAAATCGCAAAACGCATCGAAGGCGGTTTGCGTCATATGATTCAAGCCATTTCAGCTTGTCCTCCGATCATTGCGAAAATTGTCGATCTGGCAGCGGAAGTTGAAAAAGATATTTTACGCATCGACGAAGTGGTTGACGGATTGCTGGATGTCAATGCGCAAGAAATCACCAATGAAGAATTTTCTGAAGAATCTTTGGAGCAGGAATTAGCTTCCAGCGATCTCAGCGATGACGACGAAGATGAAGAGGGTGATGGCTCTGCTATTGCCAGTGCGGATTTATTAAAACTGAAAACAGATGCGCTGGAGCGTTTCGCGATTATTCGTGAAGTATATAGCGAAATGCAGAGTTTGCTTGAAAAAGAAGGCCCCTATCATCAAGGATACATTGAATTTCAGGATAAAATTTCTTCCGAACTGATGGGTATTCGATTCTCGGCAAAAATGGTGGAGAAACTCTGCGATACGCAGCGTGAGCTAGTAAACGATGTGCGTAACTATGAGCGCAGAATCATGGATCTCTGTGTGATAAAAGCAAAAATGCCGCGCAATCATTTCATCAAAACGTTTCCCGGTAATGAAACCAATCTTGATTGGGTAGCGCAGGAAATTGCGACTAGTAAATCCTACAGCCAAGCGCTTGAGCACTATAAGCCCGCAATTCTGGAAGAGCAGCAGAATTTGCTGGAGCTTAAAAATCGGGTTGGCATTCCGATCAAGGATTTGAAAGAAATTAATCGCAAGATGTCGACCGGCGAAGCGAAAGCGCGCCGGGCCAAGCGAGAAATGACAGAAGCCAATCTGCGCTTGGTGATTTCCATCGCCAAAAAATATACCAATCGCGGATTGCAGTTTCTCGACTTGATTCAGGAAGGCAATATTGGCCTGATGAAAGCGGTGGATAAATTTGAATACCGGCGCGGTTATAAGTTTTCAACTTATGCCACATGGTGGATACGTCAAGCAATTACCCGTTCCATTGCCGATCAAGCGCGAACCATCAGGATTCCGGTACATATGATTGAAACGATCAATAAAATGAATCGTATTTCTCGCCAAATCCTACAAGAAACCGGACAAGAACCAGAACCGGCCGTATTGGCGCAAAAAATGGAGATGCCTGAAGAAAAAATTCGCAAGATTCTTAAGATCTCCAAAGAACCGATCTCCATGGAAACCCCGATTGGCGATGATGAAGATTCACATTTGGGTGATTTCATTGAAGATGCCGCTACGATGGCACCCGCAGATGCCGCGGTTTATGCCAGCTTGCGTGGCGTCACGAAGGATATATTGGATTCCTTAACACCACGTGAGGCCAAAGTGCTGCGCATGCGTTTCGGTATTGAGATGAATACCGATCACACCTTGGAGGAGGTCGGTAAACAATTCGATGTCACCCGGGAACGCATTCGTCAGATTGAAGCCAAAGCATTGCGCAAATTGCGCCATCCGGCCCGCTCCGAACGCTTGCGCAGCTTCTTGGATACCGGAAATAATTAG
- a CDS encoding DNA primase: MIPQSFIHDLLNRIDIVDAIDRHVPLKKAGANFVACCPFHSEKTPSFTVSQTKQFYHCFGCGAHGNAISFLIEYSGLSFVEAVKDLAAYAGMQLPAQQTDTFASQAGIPHDQKTDSNSEISPQELLDALQVATRYYREQLKVSDKAIAYLKKRGLTGKTATRFGIGYAPSGWQNLEAVFTDYKSEKNRKILTQAGLIISDDETKQYDRFRDRIMFPILDQKGRIIGFGGRVLGQEEPKYLNSPETVLFEKGRELYNFFSARRAIREANCAIVVEGYMDVIALSQHGIDNAVAALGTATTSFHIQKLLRQTDNIIFCFDGDKAGRKAAWRALENSLSLLSDGKYLSFLFLPEGADPDSYINQFGKESFAQQLKQTLPLSEFLFKELCTKVSLQSSEGRAKLISDAKPLLQQVTAPALSLILIRRLAELSGINQDELGELLQIRRTSGIHKPEKEKRRQSVTLYRRLIRILLYNPNHLTKLDRNLLVEWNEKNEEIAALKTLVDFLDKHPHLIENKSTLSIAAYLQDNQYRTLLENIESETLEWSNPIDLELEFLDTLKKLQQIQHKKRMAELHSKPLNMLTDEEKRELQRLALQ, translated from the coding sequence ATGATTCCGCAATCCTTTATTCATGATTTACTCAATCGCATCGATATTGTTGATGCGATTGATCGTCATGTTCCTCTGAAAAAAGCCGGTGCTAATTTTGTCGCCTGCTGCCCGTTTCACAGTGAAAAAACCCCGTCATTTACAGTCAGTCAGACCAAGCAGTTTTACCATTGTTTTGGGTGTGGCGCTCACGGCAATGCGATCAGCTTCTTGATTGAATACAGCGGACTCAGCTTTGTCGAAGCAGTGAAAGATCTGGCGGCTTATGCCGGAATGCAATTGCCGGCTCAACAAACCGATACATTTGCTAGCCAAGCTGGCATACCGCATGATCAGAAAACGGACAGCAATTCAGAAATATCGCCGCAAGAACTATTAGATGCGCTACAAGTCGCCACTCGCTATTACCGTGAACAATTGAAAGTCTCAGACAAGGCTATCGCTTATCTCAAAAAGCGCGGCTTAACCGGCAAAACAGCGACACGATTTGGCATCGGCTACGCGCCTTCAGGCTGGCAAAACCTGGAAGCCGTTTTTACCGATTATAAATCTGAAAAAAACCGGAAAATACTGACGCAAGCCGGATTAATCATCAGTGACGACGAAACCAAGCAATACGATCGCTTCAGAGACCGGATCATGTTCCCGATTCTCGATCAAAAAGGCCGGATTATTGGTTTTGGCGGGCGTGTATTAGGACAAGAAGAGCCCAAATATCTGAATTCTCCCGAAACGGTCTTATTTGAAAAAGGGCGCGAGCTATACAATTTTTTTTCCGCGCGCCGCGCTATCCGAGAAGCAAATTGCGCCATTGTCGTCGAAGGCTATATGGATGTCATAGCACTCTCGCAACACGGAATTGATAATGCGGTAGCCGCTTTGGGCACAGCCACGACGAGTTTTCATATCCAAAAGCTTTTGCGCCAGACGGATAACATCATTTTCTGCTTTGATGGCGACAAAGCGGGCAGAAAAGCAGCTTGGCGTGCTCTTGAAAATAGTCTGTCACTGTTATCCGACGGCAAATATCTGAGCTTTCTTTTTTTACCCGAGGGAGCGGATCCGGACAGCTATATCAACCAATTTGGAAAAGAATCTTTTGCGCAACAACTTAAACAGACTTTGCCTTTGTCAGAATTTCTATTCAAGGAATTATGTACAAAGGTAAGCCTTCAGAGCAGTGAGGGGCGTGCAAAATTGATAAGCGATGCGAAACCGTTGCTGCAACAAGTCACAGCACCGGCGCTCTCGCTAATCCTGATAAGGCGCTTGGCGGAGTTGAGCGGAATTAACCAGGATGAGTTAGGCGAGTTATTGCAAATCAGACGCACATCTGGAATTCATAAACCAGAAAAAGAAAAAAGAAGACAGAGCGTTACACTTTATCGCCGATTGATCCGGATTTTATTGTATAACCCGAACCATCTCACTAAACTTGATCGCAACTTACTTGTCGAATGGAACGAAAAAAATGAAGAAATCGCTGCATTGAAAACTTTGGTTGATTTTTTAGATAAGCATCCTCATTTAATTGAAAATAAATCAACACTCTCAATCGCAGCTTACTTGCAAGATAATCAATATAGAACACTATTGGAGAATATCGAAAGTGAAACATTGGAATGGAGTAATCCGATTGATTTAGAGCTCGAGTTTCTGGATACGTTAAAGAAACTACAGCAAATACAACACAAGAAGCGTATGGCCGAACTGCATAGCAAGCCGCTGAATATGTTAACTGATGAAGAGAAACGGGAACTTCAGCGTTTAGCCTTGCAATGA
- a CDS encoding GatB/YqeY domain-containing protein: MSLKQRITEDMKMAMRSGDTKQRDTIRLLQAAIKQREVDERITLDDSAIIAVIEKMLKQRKDSIAQYEAAQRLDLADNEKQEVSILSAYMPQALSDSEIDTLIAEAISETNAAGMQDMGKVMSVLKPKLAGRADMAKVSALIKTRISA, encoded by the coding sequence ATGAGTTTGAAACAGAGAATCACTGAAGATATGAAAATGGCAATGCGCAGCGGCGACACCAAACAGCGGGATACTATCCGTTTGCTACAAGCTGCCATCAAACAACGTGAGGTAGACGAACGCATAACACTTGACGATTCGGCTATCATCGCGGTTATTGAAAAGATGCTCAAGCAACGCAAGGATTCAATTGCCCAGTACGAAGCAGCGCAACGATTGGATCTTGCCGACAACGAGAAACAAGAAGTTTCTATTTTAAGCGCCTATATGCCACAAGCATTAAGTGACTCCGAAATTGATACTTTGATAGCGGAAGCAATTTCAGAAACCAATGCTGCCGGCATGCAGGATATGGGCAAGGTGATGAGCGTACTGAAGCCGAAGCTTGCCGGACGAGCTGATATGGCCAAAGTATCGGCACTTATCAAAACCAGAATATCAGCCTGA
- a CDS encoding 30S ribosomal protein S21, with amino-acid sequence MTTIKVKENEPFEVAMRRFKRSIEKTGILTELRAREFYEKPTAERKRKLAAAVKRNYKRLRSQLLPPKLY; translated from the coding sequence ATGACGACTATAAAAGTTAAGGAAAATGAACCATTTGAAGTTGCGATGCGCCGCTTTAAACGTTCCATAGAGAAAACAGGAATACTGACTGAATTACGAGCTCGCGAGTTTTATGAAAAGCCGACCGCAGAACGTAAACGCAAGCTGGCAGCAGCTGTGAAAAGGAATTATAAGCGTTTGCGCAGTCAGTTATTACCGCCTAAACTTTATTAA